Sequence from the Phragmites australis chromosome 6, lpPhrAust1.1, whole genome shotgun sequence genome:
GCCACCACTGTAAAACTctatttagtatttttttttatccgtTCCAACATGAGGCCATCCCCTGTCGTGGACACAAGCCTATTATTGTTACTTTTTCAAGCAGGCCTCTATCtttctaaaatttgaaaaatagaaataaaaaaaattcatccgCACCCAATGTGAACGCGCGTCCGGGCGAGGCGGCGGACGGGGTCCGACCTAGGGGCGGGCCCAAACCGAGGCGGAGGAGCCGTGACGCGGTTGGCGACCTGGCGATACTTCACAGCCGGCACCGGGCGGCGCTTTAAGCTTTGCCGTTGCCGCGTCGCGGCGGGGGCTCTGCTTCCTCTTCCCTGGCCGGCACGTACGATTCGCGGGGACAAACGTGTCAGCCAGTCGCTCCATCGCGGCCGTTCGTTTGCGAGATTGAAGCTCCGAAGTCTTTGCTGCCGTAAAATACTACAGCGGCCACCATCCCAGCGCGTACAGTCCTCACGGACACGTGTGTACGTAGTTCTAAGTTCAGGAGTATCGAATTAAGTTCAGGCTTTTTACATAGGTCCTGTTTATTTTAATTCAGATTACAATAAACTAGTTTATTTATTGTAAGTTGAAACAAATAACTAGTTTATTTGTccaaattattataaattgaAGTTTAGATTATAATAATCTCATAAGCTGTGAAAAAGTagcttattttattttattttgacttTATACTATACTATTTATCAAATTTAAAAGAAATTACTTACCAATGTCACTCTTTTCATCTTACACCTAAATCCCCCACCCCTATTGAGAGTACTGCAGATTTTTGCTAATAATCTAGACTCCAATAATCTAAGTTGCCAAACAACTCATGacttatttttctttaatttatcataatgTAACTTATTATAATTCATCATTTATAAACCGTTTATTATAATCCTGAGCTGAAACAAGTTATAATTCCAATAGGAAACTaagcctttttttttaaaaaaaaattctttcgaTTCCGATGGAGCGAATGCTGCCGAAATCGTCATTTTCGGAATAGATCTTCAGTAACCTCACAGGCATCCTGATAATGAACTGTCACCGGACCTAAAAATACAAAGCACGTTTCAAATCGAATCCCTCTCACTTTTGAAGTTGAAGGAAAGCGACTACTTCGACAGTTTTACTTCacttaatttttatttcttttctttttcctccccCACCCAACCCGCAATTCAGCATATATACCGAAGGGCTCTTCCATTCCATCCTCGTCAAAGCCCAGAAATCTTCCCCGCCGAATATTCTCCCGCGAGCCAGGCCAAACACGCCGGCCGCCCTATCAAAATGGCCCCGCCACccgcgggcgccggcgcgggCGAGCCCGCCCACGCCGCGACGGAGCCTTCCGCCATCCGAGACCGGGACGccaagcgccgccgccgcccctgcccTGAGGGCGCCGGCGCGCGCATCATGTCCCTCGGCGTGCAGGCCGCCGTGATGGCGGCCGCGCTCGCGCTCTTCGTCCTCttcgccgcggcggccgccgtcctcctcctcatcctcctcgtcgccgcgcGCGCcttccgccaccaccaccaccgcagcCGCTACCGCGTCCCGTCGCTCGACCCGTACCCTCCCGCGTCGGGCCTCTCGCCCGACGACCTTCGCCTCCTCCCcagcttcgcgttctcctccccGGGCGACCGCGACACGTCCTTGCCGCCGCACCTCTGTGCGGTGTGCCTCGAGGCcgcgcgcgccggggagcggtgGCGCGCGCTGCCCGCCTGCGGACACGCGTTCCACGCAGCATGCGTCGACCGGTGGCTCGCCAAGTCGCCCGTCTGCCCTGTCTGCCGCGCCGCGGTGGCCGTCTCGGTGAGCTGATGGTGCAACTCTTGGCGGTATGAGCTCACATGAAGGCACCGCCTTTGCGCCTACCCCGCTTTGCCTCGGGCTGCAAGGTTCTGTTCCCGCTAGGTGTTCGACAAACCTTTCCGCTGTTGTGATTTGTAAAGAGAGAAGCAAAAAAGCAAAGGATCCCAAAAAGTTTTTCCTCTCATAGAATTTTTCGATGTTAACTTTACAGGATTGTGTTGCTTGTGTATTTGATGCGTGTTATTGTAGTGCGGCATTTGGTTCTTCGAAAAAAATTGTAGTGCAGCATTTGAATTGTGATGCATGAAGATTGCTGTGCCCCGACGTCCCAACATGGGGAGTAATG
This genomic interval carries:
- the LOC133922556 gene encoding RING-H2 finger protein ATL56-like; the protein is MAPPPAGAGAGEPAHAATEPSAIRDRDAKRRRRPCPEGAGARIMSLGVQAAVMAAALALFVLFAAAAAVLLLILLVAARAFRHHHHRSRYRVPSLDPYPPASGLSPDDLRLLPSFAFSSPGDRDTSLPPHLCAVCLEAARAGERWRALPACGHAFHAACVDRWLAKSPVCPVCRAAVAVSVS